Proteins found in one Candidatus Cloacimonadota bacterium genomic segment:
- a CDS encoding TonB-dependent receptor, which translates to MKKILSIVILSLLFILPYALFAAETGTIAGKVDIEKTGRPLSAANVIIEDTSIGVLTKADGSFIMKNVPTGTYTVTASFLGYEKQTKTVAVKSNLTTTVMFSLRMKPIGIQGITVISDRAKIETPIAFTDIDKEEITSGLGSRDIPLVLTNTPSVYSTCQGGGAGDARVNIRGFNQRNVAVMINGVPINDMENGWVYWSNWDGLGDATSSIQVQRGLSAVNLAVPSIGGTMNMITDPSKMSQGVDFKQEYGTSGFNKKTLTANSGLVSDKYAFSLNVTRKTGNGIIDKTWTDAWSYYLATSYNINENNRLEFYAVGAPQKHGQNLYKQNMAAYNHEYAKEHSGLPDSVLADYLADKPQSEAGMFYNQNWNVVNPDYKGKQWWNGGLHNRYSPDFINERENFYHKPQINLNWYTKLNEKMNVYSVLYYSGGKGGGTGTYGNVIKDYSGPSPIVDWNTTIENNLADTTGNIGVLRNSRNNQWTIGALSKVKYTLSDKIKTSLGLDWRTAEIDHFREVRDLLGGEYLYYTGNEFDTNEVDYHKGLGDKIAYYNTNNVDWIGGYAQGEFSLGPLNTYGMGGLSSIKYSYEDHFRASDTLSTGAPDPNSDPFTSETDWLPGFQFKGGSSYRLTDNIGIFGNAGYVNKCPIFDEVIDDYDGTVADNPENEKFTDIEIGANFVGLGGLLNIKGDFYYTNWIDQIKTRGVEDSLGNEGIIFLRGMDSRHAGIELELRAQPIPLVKFDASFSKGDWIYTNDFSATYKNWVDTVTVIDTLTCYVKDLKVGDAPQTQLALETTLFPVEGLRATISYKYFCDFYASWDPFSRQDPNDRKQSWKIPAYSLVDLHLSYKLPTVVKGLDIEAFTHIFNLFDEVYVQDATDNSYYNGYDTGQYPHTGSSAEVFFGLPRRFNAGLSIKL; encoded by the coding sequence GATATGAAAAACAAACCAAAACAGTAGCAGTAAAGTCTAATTTAACAACAACTGTTATGTTCTCATTAAGAATGAAACCAATTGGTATTCAAGGAATTACTGTTATTTCTGATAGAGCAAAAATTGAAACTCCTATAGCATTTACAGATATTGACAAAGAAGAAATTACTTCAGGTCTTGGTTCACGTGACATTCCACTCGTTCTTACAAACACTCCAAGTGTTTATTCCACCTGCCAGGGTGGTGGAGCAGGCGATGCTCGTGTAAATATCCGTGGATTCAACCAGAGAAATGTGGCTGTTATGATCAATGGCGTTCCAATTAATGATATGGAAAATGGATGGGTATACTGGTCAAACTGGGACGGTCTTGGCGATGCAACATCATCTATTCAGGTGCAAAGAGGATTAAGTGCTGTAAACCTTGCTGTTCCTTCTATTGGTGGAACTATGAATATGATTACGGACCCAAGCAAAATGAGCCAAGGTGTTGATTTTAAACAAGAATATGGCACATCAGGTTTTAATAAGAAAACTCTTACAGCAAATTCTGGCTTAGTTAGTGACAAATATGCCTTTAGCCTTAATGTTACTCGAAAAACTGGTAATGGTATAATTGATAAAACCTGGACTGATGCCTGGTCTTATTATCTTGCCACAAGCTATAATATTAATGAAAACAATCGTCTTGAATTCTATGCTGTTGGTGCTCCTCAAAAACATGGACAGAATCTTTACAAACAAAATATGGCTGCGTATAATCATGAATATGCTAAGGAACATTCGGGCTTACCAGACAGTGTTCTTGCTGATTATCTTGCTGATAAACCTCAATCTGAAGCTGGAATGTTTTATAATCAAAACTGGAATGTTGTGAATCCTGATTATAAGGGAAAACAATGGTGGAATGGTGGATTACACAATAGATATTCACCCGATTTCATAAATGAAAGGGAAAATTTCTATCACAAACCACAAATTAATTTGAACTGGTATACAAAATTAAATGAGAAAATGAATGTTTATTCTGTGTTGTATTATTCAGGAGGAAAAGGTGGAGGGACAGGAACTTACGGAAATGTAATAAAGGATTATTCCGGACCATCCCCAATCGTAGATTGGAATACAACAATAGAAAATAATCTTGCTGACACCACGGGTAATATAGGTGTTCTTCGTAATAGCAGAAATAATCAGTGGACCATTGGTGCATTATCCAAAGTAAAATATACACTCTCTGATAAGATCAAAACTTCACTTGGTCTAGACTGGAGAACTGCAGAGATTGACCATTTCCGAGAAGTACGCGATCTACTTGGTGGTGAATATTTATATTACACAGGTAATGAATTTGATACTAATGAAGTAGATTATCATAAAGGTCTTGGTGACAAGATCGCTTATTATAACACAAATAATGTAGATTGGATTGGTGGATATGCTCAGGGAGAGTTTTCCCTAGGTCCTTTAAATACTTATGGAATGGGTGGACTTTCCAGCATTAAATATTCTTATGAAGATCATTTCAGAGCTTCTGACACGCTATCAACTGGAGCTCCTGATCCAAATAGTGACCCATTTACTTCAGAAACAGATTGGCTACCTGGCTTCCAGTTTAAAGGTGGCTCAAGTTACAGATTGACAGATAACATTGGTATATTTGGTAATGCCGGTTATGTTAACAAATGTCCGATATTTGATGAAGTAATTGACGATTATGATGGAACAGTAGCCGACAATCCCGAAAATGAAAAATTTACTGATATTGAAATCGGAGCTAATTTTGTTGGTCTGGGCGGATTGCTGAACATTAAGGGTGATTTTTATTACACTAATTGGATTGATCAAATCAAAACAAGAGGTGTAGAAGATTCACTTGGTAATGAAGGTATCATATTCCTCAGAGGTATGGATTCTCGTCATGCAGGAATAGAATTAGAACTACGCGCACAACCAATTCCATTGGTAAAATTTGATGCTTCTTTCTCCAAAGGAGATTGGATTTATACGAACGATTTCAGTGCTACTTATAAAAATTGGGTTGATACGGTTACGGTAATTGATACTTTGACATGTTATGTTAAGGACCTCAAAGTTGGTGATGCACCTCAAACACAACTTGCCTTAGAAACAACATTATTTCCTGTTGAGGGTTTGAGAGCTACTATCTCCTATAAATATTTCTGTGATTTTTATGCTTCATGGGATCCTTTCAGTCGACAAGATCCAAATGATAGAAAACAAAGTTGGAAAATTCCAGCTTACAGTCTTGTAGATCTTCATTTAAGTTATAAACTTCCTACTGTTGTAAAAGGATTAGATATTGAAGCCTTTACTCATATATTTAATTTATTTGATGAAGTCTATGTTCAGGATGCAACAGATAACAGCTACTACAATGGTTATGATACGGGACAATATCCTCACACTGGTAGTTCCGCAGAGGTATTCTTCGGACTTCCAAGAAGATTCAATGCTGGTTTGTCAATCAAATTGTAA